A genomic segment from Methanoplanus limicola DSM 2279 encodes:
- the thiI gene encoding tRNA uracil 4-sulfurtransferase ThiI, with the protein MKNPMKMESSKEEKEQQMATEKRINKKIWMIRYSEVFLKSDHVRREWEKTIADNITKSFPNTTVRCERGRIWAEGEADPEKLRNIFGIYSFSLCDALDLKDLSDGLKVFCENSDILNAKTFAIRVRRIGSHSFTSGDIAEKYGSLVQSIYPHLKVSLKNPELEIHIEIRNDECYIFDRVEQGAGGIPSGVEGTLVALVSGGIDSPVAAYMMMKRGCQIIPLYVELDGFSDETNLSRTKGVIETLRKYQPEIELLVVKDSYLKEAREILEKNRQERFTCLICKRRMYRIAAEAARRTGAKGFVTGEAMGQVASQTLDNLAVLTDAAAIPVYRPLIGFDKEDVIEIARSIGTFEPSIASASGCGAVPDKPSTAASVDVVRIIENKIKGSGEDLSSLSILPQTL; encoded by the coding sequence GTGAAAAACCCTATGAAGATGGAGAGCAGCAAAGAGGAAAAGGAGCAGCAGATGGCTACTGAGAAGCGTATAAATAAAAAGATCTGGATGATACGCTATTCCGAGGTATTTTTAAAATCTGATCATGTCCGGCGTGAATGGGAGAAAACTATAGCAGACAACATCACAAAAAGTTTTCCAAATACAACTGTCAGATGTGAACGGGGGCGAATATGGGCTGAAGGAGAGGCTGACCCCGAAAAGCTCAGAAATATATTTGGAATATATTCATTCTCTTTATGTGATGCTTTAGATTTGAAAGATTTATCAGACGGATTAAAGGTTTTTTGTGAAAACTCTGATATTTTGAATGCCAAAACTTTTGCCATACGTGTAAGGCGTATAGGCAGTCATTCATTTACATCAGGAGATATTGCTGAAAAATACGGCTCTTTGGTGCAGAGCATTTATCCGCACTTAAAAGTCTCTCTTAAAAACCCTGAACTGGAGATACATATCGAAATAAGAAATGATGAGTGCTACATTTTTGACAGGGTTGAGCAGGGTGCAGGCGGAATACCTTCGGGAGTTGAGGGGACGCTTGTTGCACTTGTTTCCGGAGGCATAGATTCTCCGGTTGCGGCATACATGATGATGAAACGCGGCTGCCAGATAATCCCTCTGTATGTAGAACTGGATGGATTTTCAGATGAGACAAATCTTTCACGAACAAAGGGTGTCATAGAGACACTCAGAAAGTATCAGCCTGAGATCGAACTTCTTGTCGTTAAGGATTCTTATCTTAAAGAAGCAAGAGAGATTCTTGAGAAAAACAGACAGGAGCGGTTTACATGCCTCATATGCAAACGCAGAATGTACAGAATTGCAGCAGAAGCTGCCAGAAGAACAGGGGCAAAAGGTTTTGTTACCGGCGAGGCGATGGGGCAGGTTGCATCACAGACGCTTGATAATCTGGCAGTACTTACAGATGCAGCAGCAATTCCTGTTTACAGACCTCTTATCGGATTTGACAAGGAGGATGTAATAGAGATTGCCCGCAGTATTGGCACATTTGAGCCTTCTATAGCTTCTGCGAGCGGATGCGGTGCTGTTCCGGATAAACCCTCGACTGCGGCATCTGTTGATGTTGTCAGAATTATCGAAAATAAGATAAAAGGTTCTGGAGAAGATTTAAGCTCACTCTCCATTCTGCCACAGACTCTGTAA
- the nifS gene encoding cysteine desulfurase NifS — MTDKTRMIYMDNAATTPLRPEVFDAMIPFMTHNFGNPSSLYDIAKISREAVAKARSQVAAAIGAQPKEIYFTSGGTESDNWAIKGVCFANQNKGKHIITTSVEHHAVSHTCKWLEKQGFEVTYIPVDNYGLVDPDDVSAAIRDDTILITIMFANNEIGTIEPIAEIGKIARERGILFHTDAVQAVGHVPIDVVSMNIDMLSLSGHKFNGPKGTGALYIGKRVKIDPLMHGGDQERRRRAGTENVPGIVGLGLALELSVSEMEESSKRLIRLRNRLTEGLLRIPRSHISGHPEERLPNNVSIIFEYIEGESILLMLNRKGISASTGSACNSASLEPSHVLMACGFNPEIVHGSLRLTLGHSTTDEDVDYVLETVPEIVQKLRNMSPLTPPELRS; from the coding sequence ATGACAGATAAAACACGTATGATTTACATGGACAACGCCGCAACAACACCTTTGAGACCGGAAGTTTTTGATGCGATGATTCCCTTTATGACACATAATTTTGGAAATCCGTCCTCTCTTTATGATATAGCCAAAATATCCCGCGAGGCGGTTGCAAAAGCACGCTCTCAGGTCGCAGCGGCAATAGGTGCACAGCCAAAAGAGATCTATTTCACATCCGGAGGAACGGAGTCTGACAACTGGGCGATTAAAGGTGTCTGTTTTGCAAACCAAAACAAAGGAAAACACATTATTACAACCTCTGTTGAACATCATGCAGTCTCACACACATGCAAATGGCTTGAAAAACAGGGATTTGAAGTAACTTATATTCCTGTTGATAATTACGGCCTTGTTGACCCTGATGATGTCTCAGCTGCAATCCGGGATGACACCATACTTATCACAATAATGTTTGCAAACAACGAAATCGGAACAATTGAGCCAATAGCAGAAATCGGAAAAATTGCACGTGAGAGAGGAATATTATTTCATACTGATGCTGTTCAGGCAGTCGGGCATGTACCGATTGACGTTGTTTCGATGAATATTGATATGCTCTCACTCTCAGGCCATAAGTTTAACGGCCCTAAGGGGACAGGTGCTTTATACATCGGAAAGAGGGTTAAGATTGATCCCCTGATGCACGGCGGTGATCAGGAGAGAAGGAGGCGTGCCGGAACAGAGAATGTGCCGGGAATTGTGGGTCTTGGTCTTGCACTTGAACTTTCCGTGTCTGAGATGGAGGAGAGTTCAAAAAGACTGATTCGTCTCAGAAACCGACTGACAGAGGGCCTGTTAAGGATTCCAAGGTCGCATATTTCCGGACATCCTGAGGAGAGACTACCAAACAACGTAAGTATTATCTTTGAGTACATTGAAGGAGAGTCAATACTCCTGATGTTAAACAGAAAGGGGATATCGGCATCGACAGGAAGTGCCTGCAATTCTGCATCCTTAGAGCCTTCGCATGTTTTAATGGCATGCGGCTTCAATCCGGAGATTGTGCACGGTTCACTCAGACTGACACTCGGGCACTCAACAACGGATGAGGATGTGGATTATGTCTTAGAGACTGTTCCTGAAATTGTGCAGAAGCTTCGCAATATGTCACCTCTGACACCTCCTGAACTGCGAAGCTGA
- a CDS encoding aminotransferase class V-fold PLP-dependent enzyme: MRIEESRKDFPITNDLIYLDSAATSLTPIQVVNEMNDYDLRYRANIGRGVHRLSVVATERYKNAHDKIKTFIGGDGGTLAVTKNTTEAIGMVAGGIRWESGDRVVATVLEHHSNFLPWLRLREYGVKIDIVRPDSDGYLNPDSFESVISDKTRLAAITHASNVLGNITPVKEIADICHQHDALLLVDGAQSVPHIPVDVSDIGCDYFSFSGHKMLGPTGTGGLWMRRPDLKPLHIGGGSIESATAENFTAASGEEKYEAGTPPVGGTIGLGRAVDYLNDIGMDTIRRHEERLTGRIIDGLSAIDHVKIVGPYFDERRIGVVSFVMDGMHPHEVAHILDEASAIMVRSGEHCCMPLMQHLGLESGTVRVSTYLYNNPEEVDMLTATIEEISRKVS; this comes from the coding sequence ATGAGAATAGAAGAGAGCAGAAAAGACTTCCCAATAACCAATGATCTCATATATTTAGACAGCGCTGCTACAAGCCTTACACCCATACAGGTAGTAAATGAGATGAATGATTATGATCTCCGCTACCGGGCCAACATTGGAAGGGGTGTGCACAGGTTGTCAGTTGTGGCAACAGAGCGTTACAAAAACGCTCATGATAAAATTAAAACATTTATAGGAGGCGATGGGGGAACCCTGGCAGTTACCAAAAACACAACAGAAGCAATCGGCATGGTAGCCGGCGGAATAAGATGGGAAAGCGGGGACAGAGTTGTGGCGACAGTCCTTGAGCACCATTCAAATTTTCTTCCATGGCTTCGTCTCCGTGAATATGGTGTTAAAATTGATATAGTCAGGCCTGATTCTGACGGTTATCTTAATCCGGACTCATTTGAGAGTGTCATTTCTGACAAAACACGACTTGCTGCCATTACACATGCTTCAAATGTCCTTGGAAATATTACCCCGGTCAAAGAAATTGCAGATATCTGCCATCAGCATGATGCTTTGCTTTTGGTTGACGGGGCTCAGTCCGTTCCGCATATCCCTGTTGATGTCTCAGATATCGGCTGTGATTATTTCTCTTTTTCAGGGCATAAAATGCTTGGGCCGACAGGAACAGGCGGGCTGTGGATGCGCCGGCCTGACTTAAAACCGCTTCATATCGGAGGCGGTTCTATTGAATCGGCAACAGCAGAAAACTTTACGGCTGCTTCTGGAGAGGAGAAATATGAGGCAGGAACACCGCCTGTTGGCGGCACAATTGGGCTTGGCAGAGCTGTTGATTATCTTAATGACATCGGTATGGATACAATTCGCCGGCATGAAGAGCGCCTGACCGGACGGATTATCGATGGTCTTAGTGCAATCGACCATGTGAAAATTGTCGGCCCTTATTTTGATGAGAGGAGAATCGGGGTTGTATCATTTGTAATGGATGGAATGCACCCACATGAAGTTGCACATATTCTGGATGAGGCTTCAGCAATCATGGTCAGATCAGGCGAACACTGCTGCATGCCTCTCATGCAGCATCTGGGTCTTGAATCAGGGACAGTCCGTGTGAGCACATATCTGTATAATAATCCGGAGGAAGTCGATATGCTGACTGCAACAATTGAGGAGATATCAAGGAAGGTGTCGTGA
- the metX gene encoding homoserine O-acetyltransferase MetX, producing MKVSVGVVQTHQATFYEPLFLDSGASLPSFTIAYETYGRLNKEKSNAILICHALTGDAHAAGLHEGETRTGWWENFIGPGKAFDTDRYFVICSNVIGGCKGSTGPSSVNPETGGSYGISFPKISIQDMVRAQKRLVEYLDIECLAAVAGGSMGGMQALQWAVTYPDSAGKIIAVATTARSTPQQIAFNEVGRQAIMSDPLWKDGNYSKDNPPADGLSLARMIGHITYLSDEAMHEKFGRNFQNKDNSEHDSSTEFQVESYLHYQGTSFTRRFDANSYLYITKALDYFDLARNDSLTAGFAGIKASFLVVSVSSDWLYPPYQSEEIVRALAANDIDVQYCEIRSKYGHDAFLLEHGQMSYLIGSFLDHLNVRDVMETDTPAIMENSSLNDAARVMIENSVNHLPITADDGELIGIVTSWDIAKAVACGHKNLEDIMSCSVITALPDETVTEVARRMEERSISAIPVVDEKNRVIGLISSEAISSLMGRCR from the coding sequence ATGAAGGTGTCAGTCGGAGTTGTTCAGACTCATCAGGCAACCTTTTATGAGCCTCTTTTTCTCGACAGCGGGGCATCGTTACCCTCATTCACTATAGCTTATGAGACATATGGCAGGCTGAATAAAGAGAAGAGCAACGCCATTTTAATCTGTCATGCTCTTACAGGCGATGCACATGCTGCCGGTCTCCATGAAGGTGAGACCCGGACAGGATGGTGGGAAAATTTCATAGGACCTGGGAAAGCTTTTGATACCGACAGGTATTTTGTCATCTGCTCAAATGTAATCGGTGGGTGCAAAGGCTCAACCGGACCTTCATCTGTTAATCCTGAAACCGGGGGGAGTTATGGCATCTCCTTCCCAAAAATTAGCATACAGGATATGGTCCGTGCTCAAAAAAGGCTCGTGGAATATCTTGATATTGAGTGTCTTGCGGCTGTAGCCGGAGGTTCAATGGGAGGAATGCAGGCGCTCCAGTGGGCAGTCACATACCCTGATTCTGCAGGAAAAATAATTGCAGTTGCAACAACAGCACGTTCAACTCCCCAGCAGATAGCATTTAATGAAGTAGGAAGGCAGGCAATAATGTCTGATCCTCTCTGGAAGGACGGAAACTATTCAAAGGATAATCCGCCTGCAGACGGGCTTTCTCTTGCAAGAATGATAGGGCATATTACATATCTCTCTGATGAGGCTATGCATGAGAAATTCGGGAGAAATTTTCAGAATAAAGACAATTCAGAGCATGATTCCTCAACGGAGTTTCAGGTTGAGAGTTACCTGCATTATCAGGGCACCTCATTTACAAGAAGGTTTGATGCAAACTCCTACCTGTATATAACAAAAGCTCTGGATTACTTTGATCTTGCCAGAAATGACTCTCTTACAGCGGGTTTTGCCGGAATAAAGGCATCATTTCTGGTAGTATCTGTCTCATCTGACTGGCTGTACCCTCCATATCAGTCTGAAGAAATTGTCAGGGCACTTGCGGCAAATGATATTGATGTTCAGTACTGTGAGATCAGATCAAAATACGGCCACGATGCATTTCTCCTTGAACATGGACAGATGAGCTATCTGATTGGCTCTTTTCTGGACCACCTTAATGTTCGCGATGTTATGGAGACAGATACACCCGCAATTATGGAAAATTCATCCTTAAATGATGCTGCAAGGGTAATGATAGAAAATTCTGTCAATCATCTCCCAATTACTGCAGATGACGGGGAGCTTATCGGAATAGTGACGTCCTGGGATATAGCCAAAGCGGTTGCATGTGGTCATAAAAATCTTGAAGATATTATGTCCTGTTCAGTAATTACGGCTTTACCGGATGAGACAGTAACAGAGGTTGCACGGCGGATGGAGGAGCGGTCAATATCAGCTATTCCTGTAGTTGATGAGAAGAACAGGGTTATCGGACTCATATCGAGTGAGGCGATAAGCTCACTGATGGGTCGGTGCAGATGA
- a CDS encoding MTH865 family protein encodes MSEDKGPSVKDQIHAQITGALAGAEFPIQTPEDLIAAFPDGADTACCAGDLKVTAGEAGKLLKPDDFPFKSAKDVADVIVTRAGL; translated from the coding sequence ATGAGTGAAGATAAAGGACCTTCAGTAAAGGACCAGATCCATGCCCAGATCACCGGTGCTCTCGCCGGTGCAGAGTTCCCGATTCAAACGCCTGAAGATCTCATCGCGGCGTTTCCGGACGGAGCGGATACAGCGTGCTGTGCCGGTGACCTGAAGGTGACCGCAGGGGAAGCCGGGAAACTGCTCAAACCTGACGATTTCCCATTTAAAAGTGCAAAAGATGTCGCGGACGTCATTGTCACAAGGGCAGGGCTCTGA
- a CDS encoding winged helix-turn-helix transcriptional regulator — MDQSCTVYQTVRYLTKKWTLLIVLELYKGENYTLRFSELKESIPGITSKLLSERLKELEEENIVNRRVDSRSFPVRTEYSLTVSGIEIIGIISDIKKWALKWKIENVACGDQDCRECVL, encoded by the coding sequence ATGGATCAGTCATGCACTGTCTACCAGACCGTCCGCTATCTTACGAAAAAATGGACACTCCTGATAGTTCTCGAGCTATATAAAGGAGAAAATTACACTCTGAGGTTTTCTGAATTAAAGGAATCAATTCCGGGAATCACATCAAAGTTGCTCTCCGAACGTTTAAAGGAGCTTGAAGAGGAGAATATTGTAAATCGGAGGGTCGACTCACGGTCATTTCCTGTCAGGACCGAATATTCCCTGACCGTGAGCGGCATTGAGATAATCGGTATAATTTCTGATATAAAAAAATGGGCGCTTAAATGGAAGATAGAAAACGTTGCCTGCGGGGACCAGGACTGCCGCGAGTGCGTCCTCTAA
- a CDS encoding O-acetylhomoserine aminocarboxypropyltransferase/cysteine synthase family protein: protein MTENNFRLGTTALHAGQVPDPTTGSRTVPIYQTTSYVFKDTEHGANLFGLREPGNIYTRLMNPTTDVLEKRIAAIEGGTGAIATASGMAAITYALLNITRVGDEIVSADNLYGGTYELFNHTLPKYGRKVVFVDSGNPEAFRDAITSKTRAIYAETIGNPKLDIPDFEEISKIAHENKIPFIVDNTAGIGLVRPIDHGVDIVVLSATKYVGGHGNSIGGVIVDSGKFEWNNGKFPEFTEPDPGYHGLKYWDTFGDFPGLGNVAFVFKIRVSLMRDTGAVISPFNSWLLLIGLETLHLRVPRHSENALAVAEYLKTHPKVSWVNYTGLPEHQSHKLAQKYLHGGFGPLVTFGVKGGEQASIKVIDSLKLFSNLANIGDSKSLVIHPSSTTHQQLTPEEQASTGVTPETIRLSIGTEDIADIIDDLKQALNGV from the coding sequence ATGACTGAAAATAATTTCCGCCTGGGAACAACAGCCCTTCATGCAGGCCAGGTGCCTGACCCGACAACCGGGTCAAGGACAGTACCGATCTATCAGACAACATCATATGTGTTCAAAGACACAGAACACGGAGCAAATCTCTTTGGTCTTCGTGAGCCTGGAAACATTTATACAAGACTGATGAATCCGACAACAGATGTGCTCGAAAAGCGTATCGCAGCGATAGAAGGAGGGACAGGAGCAATTGCAACAGCCTCGGGAATGGCTGCAATAACCTATGCACTCCTGAATATCACGCGTGTTGGTGATGAGATAGTCTCGGCTGACAATTTATACGGCGGAACATATGAACTATTCAACCATACACTGCCAAAATATGGGAGGAAGGTTGTTTTTGTTGACTCAGGAAATCCTGAAGCCTTCAGGGATGCGATAACCTCAAAAACACGGGCAATATACGCTGAAACTATTGGAAACCCAAAACTGGACATTCCTGACTTTGAAGAGATATCAAAGATTGCCCATGAGAACAAAATCCCGTTTATTGTGGACAATACAGCCGGTATCGGTCTTGTCCGTCCAATAGATCACGGAGTGGACATTGTCGTTTTATCTGCCACAAAATATGTCGGAGGGCATGGCAATTCAATTGGCGGAGTAATTGTTGATTCCGGAAAGTTTGAATGGAACAACGGTAAATTCCCTGAGTTCACCGAACCTGACCCCGGTTATCACGGACTTAAATACTGGGATACCTTCGGGGATTTCCCCGGCCTTGGCAATGTTGCATTTGTCTTTAAGATAAGGGTTTCTCTTATGAGAGACACTGGTGCTGTAATAAGTCCGTTTAACTCATGGCTGCTCCTCATAGGTCTGGAGACGCTTCATCTAAGAGTACCCCGTCATTCTGAAAATGCACTGGCAGTTGCAGAATACCTAAAGACTCACCCGAAGGTTTCCTGGGTAAACTATACAGGACTTCCGGAGCATCAAAGCCACAAACTGGCACAGAAATATCTTCACGGAGGATTTGGCCCGCTCGTTACATTTGGAGTCAAAGGCGGTGAACAGGCAAGTATAAAGGTTATAGACAGTCTGAAACTCTTCAGCAACCTTGCAAATATTGGCGACTCAAAGAGCCTTGTCATTCATCCGTCATCAACAACACACCAGCAGTTAACTCCGGAAGAACAGGCATCAACAGGAGTCACACCTGAAACTATTCGTCTATCTATCGGAACAGAGGATATTGCCGATATAATTGATGATTTAAAGCAGGCATTAAACGGAGTGTAA
- a CDS encoding winged helix-turn-helix domain-containing protein: MDIDIMETTQDGPPDISELKDEISELRTELRRFITNSGRQHTDLILNKLKADYADLFREQHVKTAGSDLFAHMVDSCSMRDKCYEVFMDFLRKTSRHIEDGSVSEEIINSYRDDLKTLRSKGPSDKCGTCFSEVGRLFEKQVDLMESLGIYNRVKDEDKTLEIDDAKVVRDILEPLANIQRFQILKSLTTQRRTFSEISHITGLRGGNLLFHIKKLADSEMILQMHERGDYMITKKGYKTINSVLELSGQLDQI, encoded by the coding sequence ATGGATATAGATATCATGGAGACAACACAGGATGGCCCGCCCGATATCAGCGAGCTGAAAGACGAGATATCCGAACTCAGGACGGAACTCAGAAGATTCATAACGAACTCCGGCCGTCAGCATACCGATCTGATACTTAACAAGCTGAAAGCTGACTATGCAGACCTGTTCAGAGAGCAGCATGTGAAGACCGCCGGAAGCGATCTTTTTGCACACATGGTTGACAGCTGCTCAATGCGGGATAAATGCTACGAAGTATTTATGGATTTTCTCAGGAAGACTTCCAGGCACATAGAAGACGGAAGTGTCTCCGAAGAGATCATAAATTCATACAGGGATGATCTGAAAACCCTCAGAAGTAAAGGCCCTTCGGATAAATGCGGCACCTGCTTTTCGGAGGTCGGGCGTCTGTTTGAAAAACAGGTCGACCTGATGGAATCACTTGGAATATATAACAGAGTCAAAGATGAAGATAAGACTCTGGAGATCGACGATGCAAAAGTTGTCAGAGACATCCTCGAACCTCTTGCAAATATCCAAAGATTCCAGATCCTAAAATCACTTACCACTCAGAGGAGAACATTCTCGGAGATATCGCATATAACAGGTCTCCGTGGCGGAAATCTCCTATTCCATATAAAAAAACTGGCAGATTCGGAGATGATCCTTCAGATGCACGAGCGGGGAGATTATATGATCACAAAAAAAGGTTACAAAACGATAAATTCAGTTCTTGAACTGTCCGGACAACTCGATCAGATCTGA
- the pscS gene encoding O-phospho-L-seryl-tRNA:Cys-tRNA synthase, with product MNTRTSKTFEALFALEDIREVLRQALPTGPDAAEEAELKAGVARVRAILDDLEAGTGNVHQPKIAGILDVRSREEEYINIQPIQAAGRLTPEARKALIAYGDGYSTCDACRKPFRLDKIQKPPIAAFHEDLAKFVNMDVARVVPGARRGFQAVASSLVNKGDPVIVSGLSHYTEFLAVEGAGGIVREVPISKEHLVEPDRAAEKIEEVIRSDGKTPALMMIDHVDYQFANIHDIKGLTKVAHQYDIPFLCNGAYTVGVMPVDGKALGADFVVGSGHKSMASPAPSGVLATTDEWADIVFRTTAMTGDVTNRKFGIKEVEMLGCTLMGGTLMAMMASFPAVRERTARFGEEVKKSNAFIKGLLEIEGTEVLSEYPRKHTLSKVDTTGSFDKVAQVHKRRGFFLSDELKKRGIAGEFAGATRAWKLNTYGLSWEKINYLTQAFQEIAEKYEIPVNKGHIQN from the coding sequence ATGAATACACGTACAAGTAAAACATTTGAAGCGCTGTTCGCGCTTGAGGATATCCGTGAGGTGCTTAGACAGGCCCTTCCTACAGGTCCGGATGCTGCCGAAGAGGCAGAATTAAAAGCAGGTGTTGCACGTGTTCGTGCAATTCTTGATGATCTTGAGGCCGGAACCGGAAACGTCCATCAGCCAAAAATTGCAGGCATTCTTGATGTCCGCAGCAGAGAGGAGGAATATATCAATATCCAGCCGATTCAGGCCGCAGGGAGACTTACTCCTGAGGCACGAAAAGCTCTCATTGCATATGGTGACGGCTACTCAACCTGTGATGCCTGCCGAAAACCATTCAGGCTTGATAAGATTCAAAAGCCTCCGATTGCAGCCTTCCATGAAGACCTTGCAAAGTTTGTCAATATGGATGTTGCCCGTGTTGTTCCGGGAGCACGCAGGGGATTTCAGGCTGTTGCCTCATCGCTGGTAAATAAAGGAGACCCGGTAATTGTATCGGGACTTTCTCATTACACAGAGTTTCTCGCAGTTGAAGGTGCGGGAGGAATTGTCCGTGAAGTCCCAATCTCTAAGGAGCATCTCGTTGAGCCTGACAGAGCTGCTGAAAAAATTGAGGAAGTTATCAGAAGTGATGGTAAAACTCCGGCACTGATGATGATAGACCATGTTGACTACCAGTTTGCAAATATCCATGACATAAAGGGACTTACAAAGGTTGCACATCAGTATGACATCCCCTTCCTCTGCAACGGTGCATACACAGTCGGTGTGATGCCCGTTGACGGAAAGGCACTTGGTGCAGACTTTGTTGTCGGTTCCGGCCACAAGAGTATGGCATCGCCTGCCCCTTCAGGAGTTCTTGCAACAACCGATGAATGGGCAGATATTGTATTCCGGACAACTGCAATGACCGGGGATGTTACCAACCGGAAATTCGGGATAAAGGAAGTTGAAATGCTTGGGTGCACGCTTATGGGCGGCACTCTGATGGCAATGATGGCATCTTTTCCGGCAGTTCGTGAACGCACAGCCCGCTTTGGCGAAGAGGTCAAAAAGTCGAATGCGTTCATAAAAGGTCTTTTGGAGATAGAAGGCACAGAGGTGCTCTCAGAGTATCCAAGAAAGCATACTCTCTCCAAAGTGGACACTACAGGAAGCTTTGACAAGGTTGCACAGGTGCACAAACGCCGTGGATTCTTCCTATCGGATGAACTTAAAAAACGTGGAATTGCAGGCGAATTTGCCGGTGCAACCAGGGCATGGAAGTTAAACACCTATGGGCTGTCCTGGGAGAAGATCAATTATCTCACACAGGCCTTCCAGGAGATAGCAGAAAAATACGAAATCCCGGTAAATAAGGGACATATACAAAACTAA
- the nifU gene encoding Fe-S cluster assembly scaffold protein NifU yields MDYSETVMDHFENPRNMGTIEGADGIGEEGNPQCGDIMKIYIKVDENRISDVKFQTFGCGAAVASSSMATELIKGKTLEEAWELSNKAVAEALEGLPPQKMHCSVLAEDAIHKAINDYRVKQGLSPWEERAGKETHHH; encoded by the coding sequence ATGGATTACAGCGAGACTGTTATGGATCATTTCGAAAACCCGAGAAATATGGGAACTATCGAGGGTGCTGACGGCATCGGAGAGGAAGGAAACCCGCAGTGCGGTGATATCATGAAGATTTACATCAAAGTTGACGAAAACAGGATTTCTGATGTGAAGTTTCAGACATTCGGGTGTGGGGCTGCGGTTGCGTCAAGCAGCATGGCAACCGAGCTTATCAAAGGAAAGACGCTTGAGGAGGCATGGGAGCTTTCAAACAAAGCGGTCGCAGAGGCACTAGAAGGTCTTCCCCCGCAGAAGATGCACTGCTCTGTTCTTGCAGAGGATGCAATTCACAAAGCGATAAATGATTACCGTGTGAAACAGGGGCTTTCCCCGTGGGAAGAGAGGGCCGGAAAAGAGACCCATCATCATTAA